CTCGGCTTCGGTGTTGTAGACACCGAAGGAGGCGCGCGCGGTCGAGGCGATGCCCAGCCGGTCCATCAGCGGCTGGCAGCAATGGTGGCCGGTGCGGATGCAGATGCCGCGCAGATCGAGCTGCATGCCGATATCCAGCGTGCCGATCGGCGGATCGACCATGACCCAGGAGACCACGGCGGCCTTGTGCGGTGCGGTGCCCTTGATCTCGAGACCGGGGATCGCCGAGAGCCGCTCGGTGGCCAGCCGCAGGAGACGCTGCTCGTGCGTGCCGATCCGCTCGAACCCGACACCTTCGATCCACTCGATGGCCGCAGCCAGACCGACCGCGCCCGCGATATGGGGCGTGCCGGCCTCGAATCGATTCGGAATCTGCGCGTAGGTCGTCTTCTCGAAGGTGACCTGCTCGATCATGTCGCCGCCGCCCTGGTAGGGCGGCATCGCCTCGAGCAGGCTGCGTTTCCCGTAGAGCACGCCCATGCCGGTCGGGCCGTAGAGCTTGTGTCCGGAGAAGGCGTAGAAGTCGGCATCCAGCGCCTGAACATCGGTTGCACCGTGGGCGACCCACTGGGCGCCGTCGATCAGGGCCAGCGCCCCGGCGGCATGGGCCTCGTCGATGATCGTCTTGACCGGATTGACGGTGCCCAGCGCGTTGGAGACGTGGTTGACCGCGACCAGCCGGGTGCGCGAAGAGAGCAGGCGACGATAAGCATCCATGTCGAACTCGCCGGCATCGTCGATCGGGATGACCCGGATGCGCGCACCCGTGGCCTCGCAGACCATCTGCCAGGGCACGATGTTGGAGTGATGCTCCAAGCGGGAGAGGATGATCTCGTCGCCGGGCTGCAGGTTGGCCTGACCCCAAGAGGCGGCGACCAGATTGATGGACTCGGTCGTTCCGCGCGTAAAAATGCACTCGACCGGCTCGGCGGCGTGCAGGAAGTGCGCGACCATCTCGCGGGCGTAGTCGTGCATCCGGGTGGCGTTGCGCGAAAGCTGGTAGACGCCGCGATGGATGTTGGCATGGTATTGCTGGTGATAGTCGCTGACCGCCTGGATGACCTGAAGCGGCTGCTGCGTGCTCGCGGCATTGTCCAGGTAGGCCAACGGCTGGTCGTGCACGCGCGTGGCGAGGATCGGAAATTGCGCGCGCAGGGCCGCCAGATCCAGGGGCACGGAGGGTGCGGGGGACGGTGAAAGTCGCGGGGTCATCTCGATTCAGTGCACTCGGATGTGGCCATAAATGTCCAGGTACTGGCGCGCCGGTCGGCCCCATGAGCGGTCGACACGCATCCCGTTGATCTGGAGCTGGCGAAAATACTCGGGGTGGTTCCGCCACAGGTCGATCGCACGCTCCATGGCGGCGGCCAGGGCGGACTCGGTCAGGTCGTCGAAGAGATAGCCGTTGCGCTCCTCGAAGGGACGATCCGAGTAGTTGGCGTCGAAGACGGTATCGGCGAGCCCGCCGACACGCCGCGCGATCGGAACCACGCCGTATTTCATCGCGATCATCTGGGTCAACCCGCAGGGCTCGTAGATGCTCGGGATGAGGATCATGTCCGCGCCTGCATAGATGAGATGGGACAACTCCTCGTCATACGCAAGGACCAGACGGCAATCCGCATGCCCTTCGGTGTCCTCCTGGAGACGCCGGAACTGCTCGGCGACCACCGGATCGAGTGCAGCCCCGAGGAGCGCGAGCTGACAGTCGAGCGCGCACGCGTGCGCGATGCCGAACCGCAGGAGATGCACGCCTTTCTGATAATCGAGCCGGCTCACGACGGCCACGATGGGCTTATCGTCTTGGACGAGACCCAGATAGGCGCGCAAGGCCCGGCGATTGGTCTCCTTGCCGTCGAGCCGGTCGGCATCGAAGGGCTCGGGGATGTGCCGATCGGTCGCGGGGTTCCAGAACGCATCGTCGATGCCGTTCAGCACACCGCCGAACTTGCCGTCGTGGGTCTGCAGAACGCCCTGCAGCCCCATCCCCTGCTCGGTGTTCTGGATCTCCCAGGCGTAGCGCGGCGAGACGGTGTTGACGAAGTTGGAGAAGACGATCCCGCCCTTCATGAGGTTCACCGCACGCGGATTGGCGGGATCCTGGAGACGATCGGGCGTCATGAGACGTGCCGGATCCAGGCCGACCTGCCGCAGGATGGCTTCGCCGACCACACCCTGATAGCCGAGGTTATGCAGGCTGTAGCAGACGCGGACGTCCGTCAGTCCGAGCCGCTGGTACATCTCGAACAAGAGAACGGGCACCAGCGCGGTCTGCCAATCGTGGCAATGGATGACGTCCGGGCGCCTGCCCGAGATCAGCATGAACTCCAGCACGGCCCGACAGAAGAAGGCGAAGCGATCCGCATCGTCCGCCTCGCCGTAGATGCGCCCGCGCCGGAAGAACCGATGAGGCGAGTCGGGCTCGATGAAGAAGCAGGTGATCCCGTCGACTTCGCCCGAGTCCACCCGACACTCGATCCACTGATCGAAATAGGGGACGCGCAGCTCCCGGAAAACCTCGCGGCGTCCGTCGATCCGATCGTGGCGCAGCGAATCGTACCCCGGCAAAAAGACCTCGACCTCTTGGCCGAGCGCCAGAAGCTCGCGCGAGAGACCGTGCACGACATCCCCGAGCCCACCTGCCTTCGCGATCGGCGCACACTCGGCGCTGACCATGGCGATATACATACCCGAATTCCCGATTGGCTTTTTGTTGGCGGGCACGCCGAAACCCTCGACCTGCCCACGCGCGGCGTCGCCCCGCATGCGGAGCGATCAGGATGACTCCCGGCGCCGGATTTACGCCGCCTCGTTCCCGCCGCGCGCCGCGATGTAGGCCAGCGCCTTGTCGATGCGACGCAGCGTCGCATCCTTTCCGACCAGGCGCAGGGTCTCGTCGATACCCGGCGAGGCGGCGCGACCGACGATGGCGACGCGCAAGGGCTGGGCGACCTTGCCCATGTTGGTCCCGAGCTCCTCGGCGACGCCTTCGACGACGTGCTTGAGCCCCTCGAGCGTCCAGTCCTCGTAGGCCATCAGCTCGAAGGCCGCACGCAGACGCTCCAACCCTTCGCGCGCCACCAGACGCAGATGCTTCTTGGCGGACGCCTCGTCGAAGGTCTCGAAGTCGCGATAGAAGAAGGCGCTGATCTCGGCGAGCTCGGTCAAGGTCTTCGCGCGCGCGGCCTGGACCGCGACCACCTCGACCAGATCCGGGCCGGTCGCTGGATCGATGTCGAGCGTGCCCATGTGCGGGCTGAGCAGGCGGGCGATCCGCCCCGGCTCGGCGTGATGCAGATACTGCTGGTTGAGCCAATCGAGCTTGTCGGTGTTGAAGGAGGAGGCCGCCTTGTTGACGTCTCCGATCTCGAAGAGGTGGATCATCTCCTCGACGGAGAAAAGCTCCTGATCGCCGTGCGACCACCCCAGGCGCACCAAATAATTGAGCAGTGCCTCGGGCAGATAACCCTGATCGCGGTAGGCGATGACGCTCACCGCACCGTGGCGCTTGGACAGACGTGCCCCGTCGTCGCCGAGGATCATGGGCACATGGGCGTAGCGCGGCGGCTCGTGGCCGAGCGCTCGCAGGATATTGATCTGGCGCGGCGTGTTGTTCAGATGATCGTCGCCGCGGATGACATGGGTAATGCCCATATCCGCGTCGTCCACCACCACGCTCAGGTTGTAGGTCGGCGCGCCGTCGCTGCGCCGAATGATCAGGTCGTCGAGCTCGGCATTGGCGAAGACCACCCGCCCGCGAATCATGTCGTCGACGACCACGACGCCGTCGGCGGGATTCTTGAAGCGGATGACGTGCGGCTCGTTCGGGTCGACCTCGTGGCCGCGACAATGGCCGTCGTAGCGCGGTTTGAGCCGCTGCGCCATCTGGTCCTCGCGCAGTGTCTCCAAGCGCTCCTTCGAGCAGACGCAGCGATAGGCCAACCCCTTGGCCAGCAGCTCGTCGATCACGGCGTTATAACGCTCGAAGCGCTGGGTCTGGTAGAAGGGCCCCTCGTCGTAGTCCAAGCCGAGCCAGGTCATACCCTCGAGGATGGCGTTCACGGACTCGGCCGTGGAGCGCTCAAGGTCCGTATCCTCGATCCGCAGCACGAATTGCCCGCCGTGCTTGCGCGCAAAGAGATAGCTGAAGAGCGCCGTGCGGGCGCCGCCGACGTGCAGATAACCGGTGGGGGACGGGGCGAATCGGGTACGGACGGTCATGGGCTTCCGGATCGGTTGTTTGGGACGCGTGGCGCGATTCTAACAGAGCCCCTTCGACCTGCCCGCTTGTTCGATCGGCTTCTTCCCGCACCTTGTTCAATCAAACGACCTTCGGTTATGTTCGCGCCATGAGATTCTCCGAAGCAGACGGCAGCAACGGTCAACTGATCGACGCCTACGGGAGCGACGGCATCCTGATCGGGGGGCGACGCTTTCCCCGCGGGCTGATCGTGACACCCAACCAGGTGCAAGAGGGCTGGGGTCCGGCGCACCCGGCCGATTTGACGGTCGAGCACCTGGATGCACTGATCGCGATCGAACCCGACACCCAGGTCATCGTGCTGGGGACCGGGGAGACACAGGTCTTTCCCGATCCGGCGCTTTACTTTGCAGTGATCGGGCGTGGTGTCGGCTTCGAGGTCATGGATACGGGTGCGGCATGCCGGACCTACAACATTCTAATGTCGGAAGGGCGGCGCGTTGTTGCCGGCCTGTTGCCTTGGCGCTGAACCGCGTCCGGCGTGATCAATGCTGCTTCAGTGATACTTCGCGTTCGGCTTGGCCCGCTAAACCGCGCCCAGTGCGGTATGCGATGTTTTTGGATGGGATCGGCCCCGACAGACTTGACGGCCGATGGAGCCGACGCGGTTTAAGATATTAAAAAATATATCATTCTAAACCGCGTCCCCGCTAAGGTCCGTGGATACACCAAACGCCGAGTTCACTCGAAAATTCAGCATCTCGCTCTGGACGCGGTTTAGACTTGGAGTCGACGCGGTTCAGGTTTTTTATTCAGTTTTTCGGATCCCAATCTGACCGGCCACAGGTTGGCTCGCCGCTCGCTCGATCGTCATCGCATCATCCGGAGTGCTCTATTCCATGGATCGACAGATCATTCTTTCCGTCCTCGTCGTCGCCGTCTTAGGCTTCCTAGGCGTTCTCTTCTTGATGCCTGCCTCCATCGAGGACGGCCCGGATCGCTTGCCTTGGCGCGTCTCGCAGGACGTCGCCGGGCGCACGCAGGTCTTCGGCTTCACGATCGGGGAGACCACGCTGACGGAGGTGCGCGCGTTGTTCGGCGAGGACGGCAAGGTCAACCTCTTCCAAGACCCGACGCAGGCGGAGCCCTTCGGCGTGGAAGCCTTTTTCGACCAAATCCATCTGCAGCGCCTGCGTGCGGACTTCGTGATCACGCTCGATGTCGACCAGGCCACCCTCGCGGCCATGTACGAGCGCGGCCTGCGGATCAGCCAGGTCGGCAGCGGCAGCCGCAAGATCAAGCTCGACCCGGCCGATGTGGAGATCCTGTCCTCCCGCCCGATCCGATCCATTAGCTATCTTCCGAAGGCCAGGCTGGACAACGACCTGATCGAGCAGCGCTTCGGCACACCGGAGCTGCGCCTGACCGAGCCCGAGACCGACATCGTCCATTGGCTCTACCCTGAACGCGGGATGGGTATCGGTCGCAGCCCCAACGGTACGGTGGTCATTCAGTACGTCGACCCGGACGACTTCGACCGACTCCTGAAACCCTTGCAGGGTGCCGTCCCAAGCGAGGAGACGCCGACGCCGCCGGAGACCTGAGCATGTCGAAGCACCCTCTTCTCGTCGCACTGGCCTTGGTCGGCTTCGCCGTCGCCGCATCGACGACGGCTGCCGAACTGACCAAGGTCCGTTTCGTCACCGACTGGAAGGCGCAGGCCCCGCAGGGCGGTTTCTATCAGGCCAAGGCACTCGGGCTTTATGCCAAGCAAGGGCTCGATGTCGAGATCATTCAGGGCGGCCCATCGGTGAATGTCCCGCTCTTGCTGGGCTCCAACCAGGCCGATTTCGGGATCGGCTCCAACAGCTTCATCCCGCTCAACATCGTCGCGGCCGGGATCCCGGCGACCGCCGTCGCGGCCGTCTTCCAGAAAGACCCGCAGGTCCTGATCACCCACCCGCGCGAGGACATCCGATCCATCGCCGACATGAAGGGCAAGCCCATCATGATCTCGGACGCCGGCGTCGGCAGCCATTGGATCTGGCTGAAGGCCAGGTTCGGGTTCACGGATCGGCAGATCCGCAAGTACACCTACAACCTCGCCCCCTTTCTCAACGATCCCGGTGCGATCCAACAGGGCTATGTCACAAGCGAGCCCTACGAGATCGCGAAGGCAAGCGGCATCGCGCCGCAGGTCTTTCTGCTCGCCGACGAGGATTACCCCTCTTACGGGACCCTGATCCTGGCCTCGGACAGCCGCATCCGAAGCGACCCGGACCAGGTCCGAGCCTTCGTCGCGGCCTCCATCGCCGGCTGGAAGGACTATTTGACAGGCGACCCCACGCCCGGCAACAGGCTGATCAAGGCCGACAACCCGGAGATGACGGACGATGTGCTGCTGCACGCCATCGCCGAGATGAACCGCTATCGGCTCGCCACTGCAGGCGATGCCGAGACCGCCGGGATCGGCGTCATGACAGAGGCGCGCTGGGAGGCCTTCTTCGAGACCATGTCCGCCGACGGGGTGTATCCGGCGAACCTGGATTGGCGGCGCGCCTACGCGCTCGAATTCCTCCCGCCTGCGCTCGCGCCGACACCGTGAGCTGTGCCCTCCACCTGGATCGGCTGGCGAAGACCTTCCCCAACGGCACCGCCGCACTGGGGGAGCTGAGCGCCGAGATCGAAGCCGGCGCCTTCGTCTCCCTGCTCGGCCCCTCCGGATGCGGCAAGAGCACGGTGCTGCGGCTCATCGCCGGCCTGGAGGAGCCCACACGGGGCCGTGTCGACTGGCCGCAGGCACGCGGCTCGCTCGGCTTCATCTTCCAAGAACCGACCCTCATGGCCTGGGCGAGTGCGGCCAAGAACGTCGCCTTACCGCTCGAGCTCGCCGGCATGGCCAAGAGCGAAGCGCACGAGCGGGCCTGTGCCGCACTCGACAAGGTGGGTCTCGCGGGCTTTCCCGATGCCCTGCCCCGCGAGCTCTCGGGCGGCATGCGCATGCGTGTCTCCATCGCACGCGCGCTGGTTGCCGACCCCGATGTCCTCTTGATGGACGAGCCCTTCGCGGCGCTCGACGAATTCACCCGCGGCAAGCTCAACGACGACCTGCTGCGCCTCTGGGGCGAGCGCGGATTCACCGGGATCTTCGTCACGCACTCGGTCTTCGAGGCCGTGTATCTGTCGCGACGCATCCTGATCCTCAGCGGGCGTCCGGGTCGTCTGGTCGCCGACATCGAAAACCCCGCGCCCTACCCGCGCGAGCCCGGCTACCGGACCTCCTCCGAGTTCAGTGCCACCGCGCGCGAGATCCTGGGTGCGCTGGAGGATGTCTCGACATGCTGATGCGAGGCCTGCGGATCGTCCTGCCGATCGCACTCTTCCTGGGTTTGATCCGGTTTTGGGAATGGTCTGTCCTCTATTGGGACATCAAGCCCTTTATCCTGCCGCCGCCGAGCGCCATCCTGGCGGTCTTCGAGACGGACGGGGCCTCTCTGCTCGGCTCGGCCTGGACCACCTTGGGCACGACCTTGGCGGCCTTCACTCTGGCAGTCGTCTCGGGCACGGCGCTCGCGGCGCTCTTCGCCTCCAGCCGGATCGCGGAGGCCGCACTCTCGCCCTATGCCGTGATCCTGCAGGTCACGCCGATCATCGCCATCGCCCCCTTGATCATCGTCTGGGTCGGACTCGACAACGCCTGGCTGGCCGTGCTGATCCTCGCCTGGATCGCCGCATTCTTTCCGGTCCTGGCGAGTGCAACCGCCGGACTCAAGGCGGTCGACCCCAATCTACGCGACCTCTTCAGGCTGTATCGCGCGGACTTCCGCCAGACCTTTATCCGGCTCATGGTCCCCTCCTCCCTGCCCTACCTTCTCGCCGGCATCAAGACCGCGGGCGGACTCGCACTGGTCGGTGCCGTGGTCGCCGAGTTCGCCGCTGCATCCGGCAACACCAACGGGCTCGCTTGGCGGATCCTCGAGGCCGGCAACCGGCTGCAGATCGCCAAGATGTTCGCCGCGTTGCTGCTACTCGCGGTTATGGGCGTCGCCCTTTACGCGATCCTGAGCTTCGTGGAGTGGCTGCTGCTGCATCGCTGGCACGGGGATCGGCGGCGGGGCTAAGGCGATTTCCGCGTCGCGACGCCCGTCGGCGTTACTGCCGGCCGATCCTCTGCGCAGTTGGGGGATTGCGCTCAGCCCAGCTCGAAGGTCGTCACGCCGTAGATCCGATCGATCGGGAGCGAGGGCGCAGTGCCTCGATACATTCGGGCGGTCTCGAACACGGGGGTTAGGCCATAGGCCTTCGCCAGGTCCAGCGCGGCCGGATTGGGCTCGGGCAGATCCAGGATGACCGGATCAGCGCCGGCGTAGCTGGCCAAGCGTCGGAACAGGACATCGGCGCCGGCAGGATCGTCCGCGAAGAGCGGCCCGATCTTCCATCCGGCGCGGCATTGCCTGACCGTCCCGTAACCCGTCACGCGTCCGGGGCTACCACTCGCAGCGACCGCCGGATCGACGAGGACCCAGCTTCGGCGCGTCTCATTCCGGGTCAGCCAAGGCTCCAGGAACCGAGCACGCGGGGCGGGAAAGAAAGGTCGATCATAGTCGAGCAGAACGGGGAGCATGTCCGGCTCGAACGGAACCAGGCGCGGGTCATCCGGGGCCGTCAACGCGAGCGAGCCCGAATAGCGGACGTTGCGCCACGCCAGCTCGAACCCGGAGCGGCGATAGTCGTGCTGACGTTCCGGCACCCCGTCGAGGCCGATCACCCGATCGCCGAGAAACGCCATCCCGGCCTGCCACAGCCGCAGCGCGATGCCGCGCCCGCGAAACGGCGGCGCGGCGATGTAGAGACCGATGAACCCGAAGGTCTCGCCGTAGCGCACGACCGAAAGGCTTGCGGCAGGCTCGCCGTCGGCGAACGCCATCAGAAAACCCTCCGAGTCGGTTGCTCGGAAACAGGCGGCATCCTCGAGACCCGGATTCCAACCCTCGCGTGCAGCCCATTCGATGGCGAGATCGACCTCGGCCGGCGACATGGTACGAATGCTGATCTCAGGGTCGGTCATCGCCATCCCACACGGGTTGCCAGGGTGCCGGGGCAGCGAAACCGCACCCAGCGCGGTGTGCGATGTTTTTGGATGGGATCGACCCCGACCGGATTGATGACCGCTGGAGCAAGCGCGGTTTGAGCCACTAAAAAATATTTCAATCTAAACCGCATCTCCGCTAAGGGCCGTGGGTGCACAAAACGTCGAGCTCCCTCCAAAAAATCCAGCATGTGGCTCCGGACGCGGTTTAGGTGAAGAGGGTCAAGACGCCCGTGTAGCCGTAGAGACGATCCTGCGAGATCTCGCCGTTGGCGTAGAAACCGACGATAGGGACATCGCCGAGCGCGGCTTGGATCTGCTTGAGTTCGGCCGAATCAGGACCGAAGAGGTTGACCCCGCGCCCCAGGCAGGAGACGTAGATGCCGCCTCTCGCTGGAGCGGACAGTCGGCCTTTGATGCCCTTGAGCATGCGATCGAGATCCTCGCGGGCCGTGTCGGCATCGCGCTTGCAGAACATCAGCTCGCGTCCGGGCTCCACCAGCTCGCCGATCGCGACCATGCCGTGATTGGGATCGATGCCCACCAGATTGCGGACCAAATAGTCGCCGGTATCCGAGCCCTGAATCGGCAACCCGGCGAAAATGTAGCCGCCCAGACGCGACAGATCCCGGGCCAGGATCTCGCCGATATCGCGCTTGAGCACATCGAGCGCAGGCTCGCCGTCGAGTCGCATCAGGATGTTGCGCTGGCCTTCGGTGATCACGTGATGCGGTCCGATCGGCGAGCAGCCCTGGCTGAGCCGGGTCAGGATCCCGACCCGCTCGGAGAAGAGGACACCGGACAGACCGCCGCGCGTCACCCCGTCGGCGATGGTCAAGGCGTCTGCACGCGCGCTGGCGAGACCACCGACGAGGAAACCCGCGGTCGTGCGCTGTGCGAGCTGTTGAATCAGGCTCTCGGTCAGGCCGTTGGATGGGTCGCCGTGGACGAGACTCAAATAAGGCGGGTTGCTGCGAATCCAGTCGCCGTGACGCAGATCGAAGTCGTCGAGATCCTCGACCAGGCTCGGGAAGACGCGAAAATCCTCGGCCGGAAACTCACCGAGCATGACCGCGAGCGCGGGCTCTTCGTAGTACTCGACACCGGTCGCACAGATGCCCATGCCGACACTGCCGACCCATTGCGCGATGCCCGTTGCCGCGCGAAGGCTGCGAAGAATCTCATCGAGATCCTCGGCAAGGGCATCGGTGACATAAAGAAACCCGAGCGTCGCCTCTTTCGGCACGCTCCCGATCTGCGTCAGACACCGATCGGCGGCCTGACGCCAATCGGGATCCGCGGCATGTCCGAGGCGGAATGGAGTCATCGTCATTCAGTCATCCGGGGTGGCGTGTCGAATCGCACTCTCATAGCGCTAAACCGCGTCCCCGCTAAGGGCCGTGGATGCACCAAACGTCGATATCACTCGAAAGTGAGCATCTCGCTCTGGACGCGGTTTAGACCTCGGCAAGGTCGCCCTTCTCCTGCAACCAGGCCCGTCGGTCGGATGCGCGTTTCTTGGCCAGCAACATATCGAGGAGGTTGTTGCTGTCGTCTTCGGGTTCAACCGTCAGCTGAACCAGGCGCCGGGTGTCCGGATGAATGGTCGTCTCGCGCAGCTGGCCCGGGTTCATCTCGCCGAGGCCTTTGAAACGCTGAACATTGACCTTGCCCTTGATCTTCTCGGCCTCGATGCGGTCCAGGATGCCGCGCTTCTCGCTGTCGTCCAGCGCGTAAAAAACCTGCTTGCCGACGTCGATCCGGTAGAGCGGCGGCATGGCGACAAAAACGTGCCCTTCGGCGACCAGGCGTCTGAAATGCTTCAGAAAGAGCGCACAAAGCAAGGTCGCGATGTGCGCACCGTCGGAGTCCGCGTCGGCGAGGATGCAGATCTTGCCGAAACGCAACCTGGCTAAATCGTCGCTGCCCGGGTCCACGCCGATGGCCACCGCGATATCGTGCACCTCCTGAGAGCCCAGGACCTCGGCCGGGTCGACCTCCCAGGTATTCAAGATCTTGCCGCGCAGCGGAAGGATGGCCTGGAACTCGCGATCGCGCGCCTGCTTGGCCGAGCCGCCGGCCGAGTCGCCCTCCACGAGAAAGAGCTCGCCGCGCTCCGGATCGGTCGAGGTGCAGTCGGCGAGCTTGCCCGGCAGGGCCGGCCCCTGCGTGATCTTCTTGCGGGTCACGGTGCGCCCGGCGCGCAGTCGCGCCTGGGCCGCACCGATGACCAGCTCGGCGATCCGCTCGCCCTCGGCGACATGCTGATTCAGCCAGAGGCTAAAGGCGTCCTTGACCACGCCCGAGACGAAGGCGGCGCACTCGCGCGAGGAGAGCCGCTCCTTGGTCTGCCCGGAGAACTGCGGCTCGATCAGCTTCACCGAGAGGATGTAGCTGACCCGGCCCCAGACATCCTCCGGGGCCACCTTCACACCGCGCGGCAGCAGGTTGCGAAACTCGCAGAACTCACGCACCGCCTCGGTGAGCCCGCTACGCAGCCCGTTGACGTGGGTGCCGCCCTGCACCGTCGGGATGAGGTTCACATAGCTCTCGGCGACCGCCTCGCCACCCTCGGGCAACCAGCCCAGCGCCCAGCTCGCCGCCTCGTTGATTCCTTCAAGATCGCCGACGAAGAGCTGCGACGGGAGGGTCTCGGCTCCGTTCAGCGCCTGAAGCAGGTAGTCCTTGAGACCGTCCTGATAGCACCACACCTGCTCGTCGCCGCTCGCCTCGTCGCGAAAGCGCACCTCCAGCCCGGGACAGAGGACGGCCTTGGCCTGCAGCAGATGGGTGAGCGGACGGGTGGCAATCTTGGGCGTGTCGAAATACTTGGGATCCGGCCAGAATCGCAGCCGGGTGCCCGTGTTGCCGCGTCCCACGCTTGCGAGCTGAACAAGATCACTCGCCTTCTCGCCGCCGGCGAAGGCCATGTGATGCTCGTGACCGCCACGTTTGACCCAGACGTCCAGGCGCTGCGACAGGGCATTCACCACCGACACGCCGACCCCGTGCAGCCCGCCGGAGAAGCGATAGTTGTCGCCGTTGAACTTGCCGCCCGCGTGCAGCTTGGTGAGGATGACCTCCACGCCGGGCAGGCCTTGCTCGGGGTGGATATCCACCGGCATGCCGCGCCCGTCGTCGCTCACCTCGAGCGAGCCGTCGGCGAAGAGCACCACATCGATGCGGCGGGCGTGGCCGGCGAGCGCCTCGTCGACGCTGTTGTCGATGACCTCCTGAGCCAGGTGGTTGGGACGGGTGGTTTCGGTGTACATCCCGGGGCGCTTGCGCACC
The sequence above is drawn from the Thiocapsa rosea genome and encodes:
- a CDS encoding Mth938-like domain-containing protein; the encoded protein is MRFSEADGSNGQLIDAYGSDGILIGGRRFPRGLIVTPNQVQEGWGPAHPADLTVEHLDALIAIEPDTQVIVLGTGETQVFPDPALYFAVIGRGVGFEVMDTGAACRTYNILMSEGRRVVAGLLPWR
- a CDS encoding ABC transporter permease translates to MLMRGLRIVLPIALFLGLIRFWEWSVLYWDIKPFILPPPSAILAVFETDGASLLGSAWTTLGTTLAAFTLAVVSGTALAALFASSRIAEAALSPYAVILQVTPIIAIAPLIIVWVGLDNAWLAVLILAWIAAFFPVLASATAGLKAVDPNLRDLFRLYRADFRQTFIRLMVPSSLPYLLAGIKTAGGLALVGAVVAEFAAASGNTNGLAWRILEAGNRLQIAKMFAALLLLAVMGVALYAILSFVEWLLLHRWHGDRRRG
- a CDS encoding glycogen synthase; this encodes MYIAMVSAECAPIAKAGGLGDVVHGLSRELLALGQEVEVFLPGYDSLRHDRIDGRREVFRELRVPYFDQWIECRVDSGEVDGITCFFIEPDSPHRFFRRGRIYGEADDADRFAFFCRAVLEFMLISGRRPDVIHCHDWQTALVPVLLFEMYQRLGLTDVRVCYSLHNLGYQGVVGEAILRQVGLDPARLMTPDRLQDPANPRAVNLMKGGIVFSNFVNTVSPRYAWEIQNTEQGMGLQGVLQTHDGKFGGVLNGIDDAFWNPATDRHIPEPFDADRLDGKETNRRALRAYLGLVQDDKPIVAVVSRLDYQKGVHLLRFGIAHACALDCQLALLGAALDPVVAEQFRRLQEDTEGHADCRLVLAYDEELSHLIYAGADMILIPSIYEPCGLTQMIAMKYGVVPIARRVGGLADTVFDANYSDRPFEERNGYLFDDLTESALAAAMERAIDLWRNHPEYFRQLQINGMRVDRSWGRPARQYLDIYGHIRVH
- a CDS encoding ABC transporter substrate-binding protein; this translates as MSKHPLLVALALVGFAVAASTTAAELTKVRFVTDWKAQAPQGGFYQAKALGLYAKQGLDVEIIQGGPSVNVPLLLGSNQADFGIGSNSFIPLNIVAAGIPATAVAAVFQKDPQVLITHPREDIRSIADMKGKPIMISDAGVGSHWIWLKARFGFTDRQIRKYTYNLAPFLNDPGAIQQGYVTSEPYEIAKASGIAPQVFLLADEDYPSYGTLILASDSRIRSDPDQVRAFVAASIAGWKDYLTGDPTPGNRLIKADNPEMTDDVLLHAIAEMNRYRLATAGDAETAGIGVMTEARWEAFFETMSADGVYPANLDWRRAYALEFLPPALAPTP
- a CDS encoding ABC transporter ATP-binding protein, which codes for MSCALHLDRLAKTFPNGTAALGELSAEIEAGAFVSLLGPSGCGKSTVLRLIAGLEEPTRGRVDWPQARGSLGFIFQEPTLMAWASAAKNVALPLELAGMAKSEAHERACAALDKVGLAGFPDALPRELSGGMRMRVSIARALVADPDVLLMDEPFAALDEFTRGKLNDDLLRLWGERGFTGIFVTHSVFEAVYLSRRILILSGRPGRLVADIENPAPYPREPGYRTSSEFSATAREILGALEDVSTC
- a CDS encoding SufS family cysteine desulfurase, encoding MTPRLSPSPAPSVPLDLAALRAQFPILATRVHDQPLAYLDNAASTQQPLQVIQAVSDYHQQYHANIHRGVYQLSRNATRMHDYAREMVAHFLHAAEPVECIFTRGTTESINLVAASWGQANLQPGDEIILSRLEHHSNIVPWQMVCEATGARIRVIPIDDAGEFDMDAYRRLLSSRTRLVAVNHVSNALGTVNPVKTIIDEAHAAGALALIDGAQWVAHGATDVQALDADFYAFSGHKLYGPTGMGVLYGKRSLLEAMPPYQGGGDMIEQVTFEKTTYAQIPNRFEAGTPHIAGAVGLAAAIEWIEGVGFERIGTHEQRLLRLATERLSAIPGLEIKGTAPHKAAVVSWVMVDPPIGTLDIGMQLDLRGICIRTGHHCCQPLMDRLGIASTARASFGVYNTEAEVERLADALAEIVSGARETSARTSSNDRSAEEILYPTAAAESPESAAEEIAEIFELLPDWPMRHQQIMDLGERLTPMPDALKTPETFVPGCQSRVHLSARVRPGSPDVVEFLADSDANIVRGLIALLQQLYSGQPADAILAFDAQAFFSRLGLDEHLSMTRRNGLVAMVERIRQIAAGLVG
- the gltX gene encoding glutamate--tRNA ligase — translated: MTVRTRFAPSPTGYLHVGGARTALFSYLFARKHGGQFVLRIEDTDLERSTAESVNAILEGMTWLGLDYDEGPFYQTQRFERYNAVIDELLAKGLAYRCVCSKERLETLREDQMAQRLKPRYDGHCRGHEVDPNEPHVIRFKNPADGVVVVDDMIRGRVVFANAELDDLIIRRSDGAPTYNLSVVVDDADMGITHVIRGDDHLNNTPRQINILRALGHEPPRYAHVPMILGDDGARLSKRHGAVSVIAYRDQGYLPEALLNYLVRLGWSHGDQELFSVEEMIHLFEIGDVNKAASSFNTDKLDWLNQQYLHHAEPGRIARLLSPHMGTLDIDPATGPDLVEVVAVQAARAKTLTELAEISAFFYRDFETFDEASAKKHLRLVAREGLERLRAAFELMAYEDWTLEGLKHVVEGVAEELGTNMGKVAQPLRVAIVGRAASPGIDETLRLVGKDATLRRIDKALAYIAARGGNEAA
- a CDS encoding GNAT family N-acetyltransferase, which encodes MTDPEISIRTMSPAEVDLAIEWAAREGWNPGLEDAACFRATDSEGFLMAFADGEPAASLSVVRYGETFGFIGLYIAAPPFRGRGIALRLWQAGMAFLGDRVIGLDGVPERQHDYRRSGFELAWRNVRYSGSLALTAPDDPRLVPFEPDMLPVLLDYDRPFFPAPRARFLEPWLTRNETRRSWVLVDPAVAASGSPGRVTGYGTVRQCRAGWKIGPLFADDPAGADVLFRRLASYAGADPVILDLPEPNPAALDLAKAYGLTPVFETARMYRGTAPSLPIDRIYGVTTFELG